One Streptomyces hundungensis DNA segment encodes these proteins:
- a CDS encoding PP2C family protein-serine/threonine phosphatase, translating into MSRTGRQPDPHGDDEKVSTAAFAALLEDSAEELYEHAPCGYLSTLMDGTIAKTNATLLDWLGLEREAVVGRMRFTDLLTVGGKLYHETHFMPLLRMQGEINGIALEMKQAGGGRMPVLVSSVIKHGTTGEPLLVRTTVFDARDRRAYEEELLRGRRAAEEARKRAEADRARLQDALAVLQQSLLPDTLPPVTGVETAAYYHTAHPERLGGDFYDVFPIDGGRFAFFLGDVCGKGPQAAAVTSLTRYTLRAAAMHDPDPVAALTTLNKVLHGRYASGGDPRYCTAVFGTLEPDPATGRVAVHLASGGHPPAIITRADGSADFVPTPGGLLVGILPSAPFTSARNVLEPGDTLLLYTDGITEARTGEDRTSLYGDEALLGFAAGHAGKPAPVLIQALTGLLTGFGDGLDDDTALLALSVPTSTPETRNA; encoded by the coding sequence ATGTCCCGCACGGGCCGACAGCCCGACCCTCACGGGGACGACGAGAAGGTCTCCACCGCGGCTTTTGCGGCGCTGCTCGAGGACAGCGCCGAGGAACTGTACGAACACGCGCCGTGCGGGTATCTGTCCACCTTGATGGACGGCACCATCGCGAAGACGAACGCCACCCTCCTCGACTGGCTCGGCCTGGAGCGCGAGGCGGTGGTGGGCCGAATGCGGTTCACCGATCTGCTGACCGTGGGCGGCAAGCTCTACCACGAGACGCACTTCATGCCCCTGCTGCGGATGCAGGGCGAGATCAACGGCATCGCCCTGGAGATGAAGCAGGCGGGCGGCGGCCGTATGCCGGTGCTGGTCTCCTCCGTGATCAAGCACGGCACCACCGGCGAGCCCCTCCTGGTCCGCACCACCGTCTTCGACGCCCGGGACCGCCGCGCCTACGAAGAGGAACTCCTGCGCGGCCGGAGGGCCGCCGAGGAGGCGCGCAAGCGGGCGGAGGCCGACCGTGCCAGGCTCCAGGACGCCCTGGCCGTGCTCCAGCAGTCGCTGCTGCCCGACACCCTGCCGCCGGTGACCGGTGTCGAGACGGCCGCCTACTACCACACGGCCCACCCCGAGCGGCTCGGCGGCGACTTCTACGACGTCTTCCCCATCGACGGCGGCCGCTTCGCCTTCTTCCTGGGCGATGTGTGCGGCAAGGGCCCCCAGGCCGCCGCCGTCACCTCGCTGACCCGCTACACCCTGCGGGCCGCGGCCATGCACGACCCCGACCCGGTAGCGGCCCTCACCACCCTCAACAAGGTGCTCCACGGGCGGTACGCCAGCGGCGGGGACCCGCGTTACTGCACCGCCGTCTTCGGCACCCTCGAACCCGACCCCGCGACCGGCCGGGTGGCCGTACACCTCGCCTCGGGCGGCCACCCCCCGGCCATCATCACGCGCGCCGACGGAAGCGCCGACTTCGTGCCCACCCCCGGCGGTCTCCTCGTCGGCATCCTGCCCTCGGCGCCCTTCACCTCCGCCCGCAACGTCCTCGAGCCGGGCGACACCCTGTTGCTCTACACCGACGGCATCACCGAGGCCCGCACCGGCGAGGACCGCACCAGCCTGTACGGAGACGAGGCCCTGCTCGGCTTCGCGGCCGGCCACGCAGGCAAACCCGCACCCGTCCTGATCCAGGCGCTGACCGGCCTGCTGACGGGCTTCGGCGACGGCCTGGACGACGACACCGCCCTGCTCGCTCTCAGCGTCCCCACCTCCACCCCCGAGACGAGAAACGCATGA
- a CDS encoding FAD-dependent oxidoreductase: MTTPVTIIGAGLGGLTLARVLHLHGIPATVYEAESSPTARSQGGMFDIHDYNGQLAVEAAELMDEFRGLILEGRQAMRVLDPDGTVLHEIADDGTGGRPEVLRGELRQIFLDSLPAGTVQWGRKVSGTRALGEGRHQVTFADGTTVDTALLVGADGAWSRVRPLVSAVTPEYIGKSVVETYLFEADTRHPRAAKTVGGGAMIALRPDREMFAHREKGDTLHAYLGLYEPQEWFDAIDFADATAALAAIAREFDGWAPELTALITEADTAPILRPLYALPIDHRWDRVPGVTLLGDAAHLSVPNGEGANLAMLDGADLGLALASHPGDIEAALTAYEQAMFPRSAEAATFGGPDSHGPDAEVNGGPPLSQSTK; this comes from the coding sequence ATGACCACTCCCGTCACGATCATCGGCGCCGGCCTCGGCGGCCTCACGCTCGCCCGCGTTCTGCACCTCCATGGGATACCCGCGACCGTCTATGAAGCGGAATCCTCACCGACGGCCCGCTCGCAGGGCGGCATGTTCGACATCCACGACTACAACGGCCAACTCGCCGTCGAGGCAGCCGAGTTGATGGATGAGTTTCGCGGCCTCATCCTGGAGGGCCGTCAGGCGATGCGGGTCCTCGACCCGGACGGAACCGTCCTCCACGAGATCGCCGACGACGGCACGGGCGGCCGCCCCGAGGTGCTGCGTGGCGAGCTGCGACAGATCTTCCTCGACTCACTGCCCGCCGGCACCGTCCAGTGGGGGCGCAAGGTCAGCGGCACGCGTGCCCTCGGCGAAGGACGCCACCAAGTGACGTTCGCCGATGGCACCACTGTCGACACCGCTCTGCTGGTCGGCGCGGACGGCGCCTGGTCACGGGTCAGGCCCCTGGTCTCCGCCGTCACACCCGAGTACATCGGCAAATCGGTCGTCGAGACCTATCTGTTCGAGGCCGACACCCGGCATCCGCGTGCCGCGAAGACGGTCGGTGGCGGTGCGATGATCGCGCTCAGGCCGGACCGGGAGATGTTCGCCCACCGGGAGAAGGGCGACACGCTGCACGCCTACCTGGGTCTGTACGAGCCGCAGGAATGGTTCGACGCGATCGACTTCGCCGATGCCACCGCGGCCCTCGCAGCCATCGCGCGGGAATTCGACGGCTGGGCGCCGGAACTCACCGCCCTGATCACCGAAGCCGACACCGCACCGATCCTGCGCCCCCTGTACGCCCTGCCGATCGACCACCGGTGGGACAGGGTGCCCGGGGTGACCCTGCTCGGCGACGCCGCCCACCTGTCGGTCCCGAACGGCGAGGGCGCCAACCTGGCCATGCTCGACGGAGCCGACCTCGGCCTCGCGCTCGCCTCGCACCCCGGCGACATCGAGGCCGCGCTCACCGCGTACGAGCAGGCCATGTTCCCCCGCAGCGCGGAGGCCGCCACCTTCGGGGGACCCGACTCCCACGGGCCCGACGCGGAGGTCAACGGGGGGCCCCCGCTCAGCCAGTCCACCAAATGA
- a CDS encoding MFS transporter produces MLDSRKAVAESVDEPVPLRRWLAVVTMAVGTFALVTVESLPVGLLPLIGGSLHVSEGTAGLMVTVPGLVASATAPLLPVAIRRLDRRAVLMGLIVLMVAANALSATAPTFAVLLGSRFLIGVSIGGFWALAAGLAVRLVPERFVPRAISVVFAGATAANVLGVPAGTLIGGFTSWRVAFVAVAGLGLLVLVALLVLMPPMPAQQAVQLRALPRELRNPVVRAGVLTTFLLVSGHFAAFTFISPLLQSVSGIDATTVGPLLLAFGAAGVLGNFLAGAAAERDIRATIVTISVLLTAVLALFPLIGRTPVSGAVLLIGWGLAFGGVPVGVQTWILKAAPESTEAATALNTSVFNLAIALGALFGGIVADHMALTGVLTTGAVLAVLTSLALWSARSAQQRPDASLPR; encoded by the coding sequence TTGCTCGATTCGAGAAAAGCCGTCGCCGAATCCGTCGATGAACCAGTGCCGCTCCGCCGCTGGCTGGCCGTCGTCACGATGGCGGTCGGCACTTTCGCCCTGGTCACCGTGGAGTCGCTGCCCGTGGGGCTGCTCCCGCTCATCGGGGGCTCGCTCCATGTCTCCGAGGGGACGGCCGGTTTGATGGTGACCGTCCCCGGCCTGGTGGCCTCCGCCACGGCGCCCCTGCTGCCGGTGGCGATCCGGCGCCTGGACCGCAGGGCCGTCCTGATGGGGCTCATCGTCCTGATGGTGGCGGCCAACGCGCTGTCCGCGACGGCGCCCACCTTCGCGGTCCTGCTCGGCTCGCGGTTCCTCATCGGGGTCAGCATCGGCGGGTTCTGGGCCCTCGCGGCCGGGCTGGCCGTCCGGCTGGTCCCCGAGCGTTTCGTCCCCCGTGCCATCTCCGTCGTCTTCGCGGGTGCGACCGCCGCCAATGTGCTGGGCGTCCCGGCCGGAACACTGATCGGCGGATTCACCAGCTGGCGGGTGGCGTTCGTGGCGGTGGCGGGGCTCGGTCTCCTCGTCCTGGTGGCCCTGCTCGTCCTGATGCCGCCCATGCCGGCCCAGCAGGCGGTCCAACTGCGCGCTCTGCCAAGGGAATTGCGCAACCCGGTCGTCCGGGCCGGCGTGCTCACCACCTTCCTCCTGGTCAGCGGTCACTTCGCCGCCTTCACCTTCATCAGCCCGCTGCTCCAGTCGGTCTCCGGCATCGACGCGACCACGGTGGGCCCGCTCCTCCTGGCGTTCGGCGCCGCCGGTGTCCTCGGCAACTTCCTCGCCGGCGCCGCCGCGGAACGCGACATCCGCGCCACCATCGTGACCATCAGCGTTCTCCTCACGGCCGTCCTCGCACTGTTCCCCCTCATCGGCCGCACCCCGGTCAGCGGGGCGGTCCTGCTCATCGGATGGGGGCTGGCCTTCGGCGGTGTGCCGGTCGGCGTGCAGACCTGGATCCTCAAGGCGGCACCCGAGTCCACCGAGGCCGCCACCGCGCTCAACACCTCGGTGTTCAACCTCGCCATCGCGCTCGGCGCCCTGTTCGGCGGCATCGTCGCCGACCACATGGCGCTCACCGGTGTCCTGACGACCGGGGCCGTTCTCGCCGTCCTCACCTCCCTGGCGCTGTGGAGCGCCCGCAGCGCACAGCAGCGCCCCGACGCGAGCCTCCCCCGGTGA
- a CDS encoding LysR family transcriptional regulator: MLERLELEAFLTLAEELHFGRTAERLHLTTGRISQSIKKLERHIGTPLFERTSRYVRLTPAGRQLHEDLLPPYEQLRAGLHRAVDAAQGIQSVLRVGFVGAASGQLMVHAAQLYAERHPGHRAQPRELQIADSYPRLRDGDVDLLIVSLPHQEAGTAVGPVLYSERRMLAVSREHPLAGRESVSLEDLTAVKLLQARSVPTHWRTARTPLYTPAGHPVEAGPEFETFQEALALIGADQGAFIVGAQAMHYYARSDVAYLPFSDAPPLEWAPVWLTARAAPRIHDFNRAALDAATRIHLAAAREPQPSAATPREVP, from the coding sequence GTGCTCGAACGGCTGGAGCTGGAGGCGTTCCTGACCCTGGCCGAGGAACTGCACTTCGGCCGGACCGCGGAACGCCTGCACCTGACCACCGGCCGGATCAGCCAGAGCATCAAGAAGCTGGAACGGCACATCGGGACGCCCCTGTTCGAGCGCACGAGCCGTTACGTCCGCCTGACCCCCGCGGGCCGGCAGCTGCACGAGGACCTCCTGCCCCCGTACGAGCAGTTGAGGGCCGGCCTGCACCGGGCGGTCGACGCGGCGCAGGGCATCCAGAGCGTGCTGCGGGTCGGGTTCGTGGGAGCCGCCTCGGGACAGCTCATGGTGCACGCGGCGCAGCTGTACGCCGAACGTCATCCGGGCCACCGGGCCCAGCCCAGGGAACTACAGATCGCCGACAGCTACCCCAGGCTGCGCGACGGGGACGTGGACCTGCTCATCGTGTCCCTGCCCCACCAAGAGGCCGGCACGGCGGTGGGACCCGTGCTGTACTCCGAGCGCCGCATGCTCGCCGTCTCCCGCGAACACCCCCTGGCGGGGCGGGAATCGGTCTCCCTCGAGGACCTCACCGCGGTCAAGCTCCTCCAGGCCAGATCGGTCCCCACCCACTGGCGTACGGCGCGCACCCCCCTGTACACGCCCGCGGGCCACCCCGTCGAAGCCGGCCCGGAGTTCGAGACCTTCCAAGAGGCGCTGGCGCTCATCGGAGCCGACCAGGGCGCGTTCATCGTGGGCGCCCAGGCCATGCACTACTACGCGCGCTCCGACGTCGCCTACCTCCCCTTCAGCGACGCCCCACCGCTCGAATGGGCCCCGGTCTGGCTCACCGCGCGGGCCGCGCCCCGCATCCACGACTTCAACCGCGCGGCCCTCGACGCCGCCACCCGTATCCACCTCGCCGCGGCGAGGGAACCCCAGCCATCAGCAGCAACCCCGAGGGAAGTGCCATGA
- a CDS encoding lytic transglycosylase domain-containing protein produces the protein MSRISARGFAVASATAVTTVGAVVGVAGGGAAVASNDNVEATASDSTLLADIPAGQQAQVQTASLAQQADAQSAQASAAAKKAAEEAARLKAAQDARAKKDAAVKGKADKDKADKADKEAKARDLETQSASRASSRSTFQVQSSYSVSDVQAIARQIIPADQFQCFSNIVNKESSWNYTASNGAAYGLVQALPGSKMSSAGSDWQTNPATQIKWGLNYMNGRYGSPCGAWSFWLTHQSY, from the coding sequence GTGAGTCGGATATCGGCACGGGGATTCGCGGTGGCGTCCGCCACCGCGGTCACCACTGTGGGCGCCGTCGTCGGCGTCGCCGGGGGCGGCGCTGCGGTCGCTTCGAACGACAACGTCGAGGCCACGGCCTCCGATTCGACGCTGCTCGCCGACATACCCGCCGGCCAGCAGGCCCAGGTGCAGACCGCGTCCCTGGCCCAGCAGGCGGACGCCCAGTCGGCGCAGGCCAGTGCCGCGGCGAAGAAGGCGGCCGAAGAGGCGGCGCGCCTCAAGGCCGCCCAGGACGCCAGGGCCAAGAAGGACGCCGCCGTCAAGGGCAAGGCCGACAAGGACAAGGCGGACAAGGCGGACAAGGAAGCGAAGGCTCGCGACCTGGAGACCCAGTCCGCCAGCCGTGCGTCGAGCCGAAGCACCTTCCAGGTGCAGAGCTCCTACTCGGTCTCCGACGTCCAGGCGATCGCCCGCCAGATCATCCCCGCCGATCAGTTCCAGTGCTTCAGCAACATCGTGAACAAAGAGTCCAGCTGGAACTACACGGCCTCCAACGGCGCCGCCTACGGGCTCGTTCAGGCGCTGCCCGGTTCCAAGATGAGCTCCGCGGGCTCCGACTGGCAGACCAACCCGGCCACGCAGATCAAGTGGGGCCTCAACTACATGAACGGGCGCTATGGAAGCCCCTGCGGCGCCTGGTCGTTCTGGCTGACGCACCAGTCGTACTGA
- a CDS encoding TetR/AcrR family transcriptional regulator — protein sequence MGATRTPRDKWIEEGLRALVAGGPDAVRIEALAQALGVSKGGFYGYFRNRGALLTEMLDTWEYEVAESVIQQVERDGGDARARLTRLFDVADAVEGPARGAAADIAIRDWARRDPEVAERLRRVDNRRMDYLRSLFSSFCSDEDEVEVRCLLTVSVRIGNHFNAADNGKRSRADVMELIRRRLLE from the coding sequence ATGGGCGCGACTCGCACGCCACGCGACAAATGGATCGAGGAAGGCCTGCGCGCCCTGGTCGCGGGCGGTCCCGACGCCGTCCGCATCGAGGCGCTCGCGCAGGCGCTCGGGGTCAGCAAAGGCGGCTTCTACGGCTATTTTCGCAATCGGGGAGCTCTGCTCACCGAGATGCTCGACACCTGGGAGTACGAGGTCGCCGAGAGCGTGATCCAGCAGGTCGAGCGGGACGGAGGAGACGCGAGGGCCAGGCTGACGAGGCTGTTCGACGTGGCCGACGCCGTCGAGGGCCCCGCACGCGGCGCCGCGGCGGACATCGCGATCCGCGACTGGGCGCGCCGCGACCCGGAGGTGGCCGAGCGCCTGCGCCGCGTCGACAACCGCCGCATGGACTATCTGCGGTCCCTCTTCTCCTCGTTCTGCTCCGACGAGGACGAGGTCGAGGTCCGCTGCCTGCTGACCGTCTCCGTGCGCATCGGTAACCACTTCAACGCGGCAGACAACGGCAAGCGCAGCCGAGCGGACGTCATGGAACTCATCAGGCGGCGGCTCCTGGAGTAG
- a CDS encoding SRPBCC family protein encodes MARVVTVSHSIVVSVSPEVVYRAVSCPADMGRWSPENLGTTDGAAREPAELGSEFVGRNKRGMFRWVTRCTVTAADPGRRFAFRVHAIGLSRPRLRGPIATWEYRFEPVEGGTRITETWVDDRKAWPDSVANVFDRLATSGSTFAAFQSRNIKATLRNLKRELEGSR; translated from the coding sequence ATGGCGCGGGTCGTCACAGTCAGCCACAGCATCGTCGTCAGCGTGTCGCCCGAGGTCGTCTACCGGGCGGTGAGCTGCCCGGCCGACATGGGCCGCTGGAGCCCGGAGAACCTCGGCACCACGGATGGGGCGGCGAGGGAACCGGCCGAGCTCGGGTCGGAGTTCGTCGGGCGCAACAAGCGGGGGATGTTCCGCTGGGTGACCAGGTGCACGGTCACGGCGGCCGATCCGGGGCGCCGGTTCGCGTTCCGCGTCCATGCCATCGGGCTGAGCCGGCCTCGGCTGCGCGGCCCGATCGCCACCTGGGAGTACCGCTTCGAGCCGGTCGAAGGAGGCACGCGCATCACCGAGACCTGGGTCGACGACCGCAAGGCCTGGCCCGACTCCGTGGCCAACGTCTTCGACCGCCTCGCCACCTCGGGCAGCACCTTCGCCGCCTTCCAGTCCCGCAACATCAAGGCGACGCTGCGGAATCTCAAGCGGGAGCTGGAAGGCAGCAGGTAA
- a CDS encoding DUF2867 domain-containing protein encodes MRLLRTAHSELPWRIHELTRDFTVEDVWALPTPGGPDDLKWLVGQLAEGIRGGMGGDTPLSRLLFAVRWKLGALLGWDKSDAGVGSRVPSLRDRLPADLLEGLRGPDLGANKFSSLYQRQDEWAAEMANRTVHAVLHIGWVPDGSGGYHGQMAVLVKPNGRFGGLYMAAIKPFRYLGVYPALIRGIGREWQASRPERSSH; translated from the coding sequence ATGCGACTTCTCCGTACCGCACACAGCGAACTGCCGTGGCGGATCCACGAGTTGACCCGCGACTTCACCGTTGAGGACGTGTGGGCGCTGCCCACGCCCGGCGGGCCCGACGACCTGAAGTGGCTGGTGGGTCAGTTGGCCGAGGGGATTCGAGGGGGGATGGGCGGGGACACCCCGCTCTCCCGGCTGCTCTTCGCCGTCCGCTGGAAGCTCGGGGCTCTGCTCGGCTGGGACAAGTCCGACGCCGGCGTCGGCTCCCGGGTCCCCTCCTTGCGGGACCGTCTCCCGGCCGACCTGCTCGAGGGGCTCCGGGGCCCCGACCTCGGCGCGAACAAGTTCAGCTCGCTCTATCAGCGGCAGGACGAATGGGCGGCCGAGATGGCCAACCGAACGGTCCACGCGGTGCTGCACATCGGCTGGGTGCCGGACGGCAGCGGCGGCTACCACGGCCAAATGGCGGTCCTGGTAAAGCCGAACGGCCGGTTCGGCGGTCTCTACATGGCCGCGATCAAGCCGTTCCGGTATCTCGGCGTCTACCCGGCACTGATCCGCGGCATCGGCCGCGAATGGCAGGCGAGCCGCCCCGAGCGCAGCTCGCACTGA
- a CDS encoding hemerythrin domain-containing protein, whose translation MPTSDAIVMLREGHKEIRRLIRSYRLGEDPEAVDQLLRALAVYTYIECEGMYPRVSVLAPETEPTILALREEHHIAEVLAAELHEMRPEDISYDPKARLLMDIVERHMDTEDNALFPHVRAAVGRRELREIGAWMSTLSERAPLRPHRPSRQQIWDAVAA comes from the coding sequence ATGCCCACCAGCGACGCGATCGTGATGCTGCGGGAAGGCCACAAGGAGATCAGGCGGTTGATCCGCTCCTACCGCCTCGGAGAGGATCCCGAGGCGGTGGATCAGCTCCTGCGTGCGCTGGCCGTGTACACGTACATCGAATGCGAGGGCATGTACCCACGGGTCTCCGTCTTGGCGCCCGAAACCGAGCCGACCATCCTGGCTCTGCGGGAAGAGCACCACATCGCCGAAGTGCTGGCGGCCGAGCTGCACGAGATGCGTCCCGAGGACATTTCCTACGACCCGAAGGCCCGCCTCCTGATGGACATCGTGGAGCGGCACATGGACACCGAGGACAACGCGTTGTTCCCGCACGTCCGGGCCGCCGTGGGCCGGAGGGAGCTGAGGGAGATCGGCGCCTGGATGTCCACGCTCTCCGAGCGGGCTCCGCTGCGCCCGCACCGCCCCAGCCGCCAGCAGATCTGGGACGCGGTGGCCGCCTGA
- a CDS encoding DUF6229 family protein, translated as MSQNGVFASTVLHAWLSGAESAYGQLNPAGPLYVGGTAAEAALTDPSDSLYGFCSSPSGSRGSWCC; from the coding sequence ATGTCGCAGAACGGTGTTTTCGCAAGCACGGTGCTCCACGCCTGGCTGTCGGGCGCCGAGAGCGCGTACGGCCAGCTCAACCCGGCCGGTCCGCTCTATGTAGGGGGGACCGCCGCCGAGGCGGCGCTCACCGACCCGAGCGATTCCCTCTACGGCTTCTGTTCCAGCCCGAGCGGGTCGCGCGGGAGTTGGTGCTGCTGA
- a CDS encoding nuclear transport factor 2 family protein — MTRTGIEAALNDLLFNRDITLDEAADRHFTPDYRQRTDDEWADRGAFLDHIGHLRGIIAGGHVDVHEELYDGDKYADRHTCHVTKVDGTTVAMEVYVFADLAADGRFRRIEETTLMLQGTDADRDLGSAR; from the coding sequence ATGACGCGCACCGGCATCGAAGCCGCCCTCAACGACCTGCTGTTCAACCGTGACATCACGCTCGATGAGGCGGCCGACCGTCACTTCACGCCCGACTACCGCCAGCGCACGGACGACGAGTGGGCCGACCGCGGCGCGTTCCTCGACCACATCGGCCACCTCCGCGGCATCATCGCCGGCGGTCACGTGGACGTACACGAGGAGCTGTACGACGGCGACAAGTACGCCGACCGGCACACCTGCCACGTCACCAAGGTCGACGGCACCACCGTCGCCATGGAGGTCTACGTCTTCGCCGACCTCGCCGCAGACGGCCGCTTTCGCCGCATCGAGGAAACCACCCTCATGCTCCAGGGCACCGACGCCGACCGCGATCTCGGCAGCGCCCGCTGA
- a CDS encoding alpha/beta fold hydrolase has protein sequence MFSPFTVTAADTLLYGVDSRGEAPPLLFLNGTFATQQSWRRVVERLDARYRTITFDARGRGRSGRSSDYSLRGAIDDTDRVIDAAAVRRPPVLVGHSYGATLAVCYAAEYPDQVGGLVLIDGAHPVSLLDGARKDDVRRHFRRRGRVTRRLAPLGRSVRMTPEQCAEVIIEMDAVNGELAADLAALRCPAVFVTDIGGRADTSPRDAAAIRAAVGRAVVDNPSVMALPTGRRDPTQPLAKDPEVVVAALAAVVQRSEPVGHR, from the coding sequence ATGTTCTCTCCCTTCACGGTCACAGCGGCCGACACCCTGCTGTACGGCGTCGACAGCCGCGGCGAGGCTCCCCCGCTGCTCTTCCTCAACGGCACCTTCGCGACCCAGCAGTCCTGGAGGCGCGTCGTCGAACGGCTCGACGCCAGGTATCGCACCATCACCTTCGACGCCCGGGGGCGCGGAAGATCGGGCCGCTCGTCCGACTACTCGCTCCGCGGCGCCATCGACGACACGGACCGGGTCATCGACGCGGCGGCGGTGCGGCGCCCCCCTGTCCTGGTCGGTCACTCCTACGGCGCGACGCTCGCCGTCTGTTACGCCGCCGAGTACCCGGACCAGGTCGGCGGGCTCGTCCTCATCGACGGCGCCCACCCCGTGTCGCTGCTCGACGGAGCACGCAAGGACGACGTACGCCGTCACTTCCGCCGGCGCGGACGGGTCACCCGGCGCCTGGCTCCGCTGGGCCGCTCCGTACGGATGACGCCCGAACAGTGCGCGGAGGTCATCATCGAAATGGACGCCGTCAACGGGGAGTTGGCGGCCGACCTCGCCGCGTTGCGCTGTCCGGCCGTCTTCGTGACGGACATCGGGGGCCGCGCCGACACCTCGCCCCGGGACGCCGCCGCGATACGCGCGGCCGTGGGCAGGGCCGTCGTCGACAACCCGTCTGTCATGGCGCTGCCCACCGGGCGACGCGACCCCACACAGCCCCTCGCCAAGGATCCCGAGGTCGTGGTCGCCGCCCTCGCGGCGGTCGTCCAGCGGTCCGAGCCGGTGGGCCATCGGTGA
- a CDS encoding isochorismatase family protein — MTTLVNRPNTAVLVIDVQNGVVAQAHDRDGVVAKIATLIDKARAADVDVIWIQHNDEELVTGTEPWEYVPELVRRESEPLVQKAYGDSFEETELESVLAARGIGRLLVAGAQTDACIRSTLHGAITRGYDATLVGDAHTTDDLSRFGAPSPAQVIAHTNLYWRSHSAPGRTAGTVDTADVDFAPHSRA, encoded by the coding sequence ATGACCACGCTCGTCAACCGTCCGAACACCGCCGTGCTGGTCATCGATGTGCAGAACGGCGTGGTGGCGCAGGCGCACGACCGGGACGGTGTCGTCGCGAAGATCGCCACCCTGATCGACAAGGCACGCGCCGCCGACGTGGACGTGATCTGGATCCAGCACAACGACGAGGAGTTGGTCACCGGTACTGAGCCGTGGGAGTACGTGCCCGAGCTCGTGCGGCGCGAATCCGAGCCGCTGGTGCAGAAGGCGTACGGCGACTCCTTCGAGGAGACCGAACTGGAGTCGGTGCTGGCCGCGCGCGGCATCGGCCGCCTCCTGGTCGCCGGCGCCCAGACCGACGCATGCATCCGCTCGACGCTGCACGGCGCGATCACCCGCGGCTACGACGCGACGCTCGTCGGCGATGCCCACACGACGGACGACCTGTCGCGTTTCGGTGCGCCGTCGCCGGCCCAGGTCATCGCCCACACCAATCTGTACTGGCGCTCTCACTCGGCCCCCGGCCGCACGGCCGGGACGGTCGACACCGCGGACGTCGACTTCGCCCCACATTCCCGCGCCTGA
- a CDS encoding STAS domain-containing protein has protein sequence MSPLKITTRDAAPGPVLEIFGELDYASAGELRERILATPLRPGQRLVLDLGGMAFCDSSGLSALIVAHNHARAAEADVALASVPSNTLRILRIVGLDQIFPVFPDSEASCS, from the coding sequence ATGAGCCCACTGAAGATCACCACCCGAGACGCAGCGCCCGGTCCCGTTCTGGAAATCTTCGGCGAGCTCGATTACGCGAGCGCCGGCGAGTTGCGCGAACGGATCCTCGCGACCCCCCTGCGGCCCGGCCAGCGCCTCGTGCTGGACCTGGGCGGCATGGCGTTCTGCGATTCCAGCGGCCTCAGCGCGCTGATCGTCGCCCACAACCACGCCCGCGCCGCCGAGGCGGACGTGGCGCTCGCCTCCGTACCCTCCAACACGCTGCGCATCCTGCGCATCGTCGGCCTGGACCAGATCTTCCCCGTCTTCCCGGACAGCGAAGCCTCCTGTTCCTGA